The sequence CCTTGATTATATGAAGAAACTGGATTTGGTGGGCGAGAATTTTTTCGAGGAACACGGGTGTGTGCGTGGGGATGGGGATGGGGATGGGGATGGGGTGTGCATCTATCTATAAGGAAAACGGAAGCACGGTAGTTGAATGGACGGCAGGATGTGAGAAACGTGGAGGGACAGGATTGAGTCGTTGAAGGGGCGCGTGGCTGACTCGTGGAATGCTCTGGACAAGTCAGGGGGACAGGATGTACATGAAAAAGATATATTGATggcttttaaaattatttaattataattatttttttctctctctttgttatctaatgaaaattaaatatttaatttataaaaaatatttatatcaaatatattattatttatgatacaTAAAATCAAtctttatcatatttataaattcataaGATAACTCGAAGTGAATCCGAAATAACACAAAATTACAGTCAACTAAAGTGTAAGATATAaatgaaaagaataaaaaagatGAAATCGATCGTTAAACCCAGTCTATATCAAGAGCTGACGCATCTGTGCTCCCACTCTCACTCGTCCAACAATAATTATCCTAAAAAAATCGTTtttcaaacaaatatataaaaaaaattgacaaaaacttgtataaAATGATTTCACATATCATATTTTGGGCAATGTTTTTATAACCGGATCGTTAATCGAACCGGTCAAGTCTTAAAAAATGGTTCAACCGAACGGTAGAACCGGatctataaaattaatattttatttattttatataataaataaaatagtaaaatattgattatttatgtcTTTATagtttttacttaatttttaatatgaaaattacaacaaatattcaaataaacatcacttttcaaattcaaaaatccaaattacACCTAACATGTAACCAAATAGTGATGACCAAGTTTAAGTGCCTAAGAAAACATCAAgtttaattatacaaaaaagtagCAAACATCAAGTTTCTTATACAAAAAAGTATCAAACATccagtttcaactttcaagttgCATCCTTTGATGCCCACACCGCATCCAATTCTTGAAGTGTTCTTTCGTAGTCATTATCATCTCCATCCCCACCATCCAAAAGTTCTTCCAAGTCCAAAGAAGGTGTTTATTGCATTTCACCAACACctttatctaaatatttttttaaaaattaaaataatacatgtttagcaaacagaaagcaaaaatttgttaaaaatttttctgatttttccgGTTTAACCGGGTTTTAACCGGTTTCCGGTTTAACCAGTTTTTTCCGGTTAAACCTGTTTTCCGGGTTTTTACTTATCTCCGGACCGGTCTGGAGGCCGGTTCGCGGTTGAACCGGTCCGACCGACCGGTCCGGTCCTGTTTGGAGAACATTGATTTTGGGagacaaatatattttttgggaCATTCATGAAAGAatgttaatttttatgttaaaagtattactttttattgcgaAAATCGATAATGTTGACtagtctcacatataaaaattcgtgagaccgtctcacaagagacatactcaaagAAATATCTTAAAAATGCGTTCCACGTAAAAAAGTATCGGCACATAAAAAATTGACTGCAAAAATCATCATATTTACATTTGCAATGCTACTGTAATACTCGTGATTTAAGGCCTACAACTCCTTGAGTCCttgcaaaaaatataaaaaaaaatcggaaaaaaaaaaaagtaccgCGACAGACGGCAGATAAATTTGTGTCGTTTAAGGTTCCAAGAATATGGCTGTCAGAGAAGAAACTGGTTCGTTTTCAAGCATAGCACACTGATTATCTTAGTCCGGCTATATACATCCAGAGGCAAGCATTACGAGTAATACTCCAGGGACGCTCAAACCATCCGGACATCCATTTAATTAGATCTTGGTGATGCCTTAGCTTTGCCAAATTTTAAAGCAGATCCTCTGTTCCAGTTAGTTTTGCGTACTGATTTTCGTCGATCTTGCCCTTTTTCAGCTTCTTCAGCAGTCGATACTCATTGGCCAGCTCATCTGCGTCTTCAGCTGACTGGGCAGCACGCCGTTGCTTGGCTGTTTTCTTCCTCATAACAGGGGTTGTAGGATTTGAGACAGCTCTCGGTTTCTTCTGTTTTTGTTCTAGCTCTTTCGCAGCTCTTTTTGCTTCCAAGTTTTTCTTTCGTTGTTTCTCACGAGATTTATCCCTAGATAAAGAGATATTAGGAGCCCACGTCTGggtaaatcattcaaaaaagaAGTACACAGTACATCCATATTCCATCCGAATACTACCATGTCATGGTAACTCAGTAGCATTCCACGATTCATGCAATGGAAAAGAAGATAGGTTCAAAGAAACACAAGGCAACAGCGTTAAAATGAAAGTAGCTATCTATGGGAAAACACACCATAAAAATACAGTCGTAGATGATTTATCAACCTTTAGCAAGAAATAGATTAAAAGCGGATTCTCACTTGAATTTGATTTCTTCCAGTTTTACATCTTCAACTGGGACAAAACCTTCAATAGAAAGAGAGTAATGCTTCACTTCAGGTACCGAAGGGAGCTGCAACAAGCCAAATCCCATACCCAACTTCCCAATTTCAAGTTCTTTCCATCTGCACATCGAAATTTAGCCTTTTAGAACATGTAATGACACCCTGAATGATGGTATAATTAAACATGTAAAGTCACCTGAAGATATAAGAACAGTGATGTTCCTTATAGGCACGGATATAAGATACAAAAGCTCGGAGTCCTTTTTCCATGATGTCACGATCTCTTTTAGCAGCAGCACGAATCTGGAAAGGATAACTTCAGCCATTACACAAACAAACAAGAACATTCATATATCTCATCCATGTGCTCTATGTTCATCGATATTTTGCCATTTTTTTCAGCATAATGTACATTGTACACTGCTAGTAAAAAGACAAGACATGGAAACAAATTGGAAAGAATGAAAGATAGAAGATTCCTCTTCTGCTTAACTTAGCACCAGGCAAGGACTCAATTGTTATAAGTGAATTGATTTAGTCcatgatcaaagaaataaaatgatgaaaaataGAGTACGAATGTGTGTGATATCtagtaaataaaattattcaccTGAGGAATAATGTCAGGAGCTTCATCAGAGCATTTTGTACCTTCAAGTGGAACTCTCCTTAATCTAAGGAACTCTATATAGGCTTCCTCCTAAATGTTTAGACAATAATTACATTCGAGAAACCAAAAAAGTTGGGGAACACAGTCAAAGATATAGCCAACAAGATTTAGAGTCTTTCCCCCAtaattttgaaatgaaaaattaaaccTTTGGCAACAAGAAGACAATTGCACTTCCTTGCCGGCCCATCCTAGCAGTTCGACCAACTCTGTGCACAAACACATTCGGGTCCTGAGGAGGGTCATActgcattttttttaacaaaggaAGAATTCAAATGCTCCAACTCTTGGAATTGTTAATATTAATTTGAAGTTGTGCGAAAAAAGaaaaaccaaaaatataattgcTCAAGCTCTACCTGTATAATACAGTCGACACCGGGAATATCAAGACCACGCGCTGCTACATCAGTGCAAAGAAGAATGCCACTGGACAAAGATGTAAATAAGTCTAATGCTTTCTCTCTTGCAACCTGCATTCATTCATAATGAAAAAAGACATGGACTGCACTGAGACTACTGCAACATGAAGGAACAAAACTTATACAAAGTATACACAAAATACCTGCTTCATCTTCCCATGAAGAGAGATTAACGAGAAATCCTTAAGAACAGAAAGGAGTGGAAGTACAGTGCCCCAGTAATCAACACATGCACAAGTCATAAAATAGCTACAAAAGAAGGGCgattatttgtcaaaaagatCATCTTGAGCTAAAACACCAAGAAAGAAAGGGGTTGCAAATTCCAAGAACATCGCAAACTGGAACTCACATTAtcaattttcgagttttattcTTAACAAGGATATCAATGAGCTGGGAAGGTTTCTTTTCCGCTTCACATTCGATATACTGAAatttcacataaacataaatgaaGCCAGCATCAGCATCCCTCGTTAAGTACAACATTCAAGATATGGAAGTTTTATGCAACCATAAACAACAAGAAAACATCAGTATGTTCGAATTAAGCATCAGTTtatctgaatcttaaattttgagCTAAACCAATATCAGTAAATGTAAT comes from Primulina huaijiensis isolate GDHJ02 chromosome 5, ASM1229523v2, whole genome shotgun sequence and encodes:
- the LOC140977032 gene encoding DEAD-box ATP-dependent RNA helicase 18 produces the protein MDSNANPNKALTSTRFSDLTPPLSQPVLEALDREAFEFCTPVQVATIPLLCSYKDVAVDAATGSGKTLAFVIPVVEILRRASAPKPHQVMGIIISPTRELSSQIFKVAEPFVSTLPNVRPVLLVGGAEVKADVTKIEDEGANLLIGTPGRLYDIMERMDILDFRSLEILILDEADRLLDMGFQKQINSIISRLPKLRRTGLFSATQTEAVEELSKAGLRNPVRVEVRAEVKRSNDSLSSQQITSAKTPSGLHIEYIECEAEKKPSQLIDILVKNKTRKLIIYFMTCACVDYWGTVLPLLSVLKDFSLISLHGKMKQVAREKALDLFTSLSSGILLCTDVAARGLDIPGVDCIIQYDPPQDPNVFVHRVGRTARMGRQGSAIVFLLPKEEAYIEFLRLRRVPLEGTKCSDEAPDIIPQIRAAAKRDRDIMEKGLRAFVSYIRAYKEHHCSYIFRWKELEIGKLGMGFGLLQLPSVPEVKHYSLSIEGFVPVEDVKLEEIKFKDKSREKQRKKNLEAKRAAKELEQKQKKPRAVSNPTTPVMRKKTAKQRRAAQSAEDADELANEYRLLKKLKKGKIDENQYAKLTGTEDLL